Proteins from a genomic interval of Oceanispirochaeta crateris:
- a CDS encoding flagellin: MIINHNLSALNTARANSINDSNAAKSIAKLSSGSRINKAGDDASGLAVSEKMRSQIRGLNQASRNASDGISFIQTAEGFLQETGDVLQRLRELAVQASNGIYTSEDRMQIQVEVSQLVDELDRVASHAQFNGLNMLTGRFAQSTGENAVTSSMWFHIGANMDQREQVFIGTMNSSALGVRQVATGNIMSISTPEQANRNIGVLDMALKRVNKQRADLGAYQNRLEMAVRGIDVGAENLQASESRIRDLDMAQETVEFTKNQILGQASNAMLAQANQRTQQVLQLLQ; the protein is encoded by the coding sequence ATGATTATTAATCACAACTTGAGTGCTCTCAATACAGCACGTGCCAATTCAATCAATGATTCGAATGCAGCCAAGAGTATTGCCAAATTATCATCAGGTTCCCGGATCAATAAAGCTGGAGACGATGCATCAGGATTGGCTGTCTCTGAAAAAATGCGTTCACAAATCAGAGGTTTGAATCAGGCTTCTAGAAATGCATCAGATGGTATTTCATTCATTCAGACAGCAGAAGGATTTTTACAGGAAACCGGTGATGTTCTCCAGAGACTGAGAGAGCTTGCTGTACAGGCATCCAACGGGATTTATACTTCAGAAGATAGAATGCAGATCCAGGTTGAAGTGTCACAGCTTGTTGATGAGCTTGATAGAGTTGCATCCCATGCACAGTTCAATGGTCTAAATATGCTCACTGGACGATTTGCACAGTCTACAGGAGAGAATGCAGTCACCAGTTCAATGTGGTTTCATATTGGAGCGAATATGGATCAGAGAGAACAGGTTTTTATAGGAACCATGAACTCTTCTGCTTTGGGTGTCAGACAGGTGGCTACTGGTAATATCATGTCAATTTCAACTCCTGAACAGGCAAACAGAAATATTGGTGTTCTTGATATGGCTCTAAAGAGAGTCAATAAACAGAGAGCTGACCTTGGAGCCTATCAAAACAGATTGGAAATGGCTGTGAGAGGTATCGATGTAGGTGCTGAAAATCTTCAAGCTTCGGAATCAAGGATCAGAGACCTTGATATGGCTCAGGAAACGGTTGAGTTTACAAAGAATCAAATTCTTGGTCAGGCTAGCAATGCTATGTTGGCTCAGGCAAATCAGAGAACACAGCAGGTATTGCAGTTGCTACAGTAA
- a CDS encoding thiamine diphosphokinase has protein sequence MQGILITGGQRPDFSRIKYLLEKPSYVIAADSGLDYCLDHSVKPDYILGDMDSISSKELLRGFNPEIIEKHYEDKDFTDTELGLMHLQSKGHSPVIIIGGGGGRLDHLLAISNLFERQNPPDLWITQEEEVHYIHKAYNGHGQDNELISFFPLGSQTVRMTSSGLKWPLDNLHWKRGDAGISNRLTGKEFSIAMTSGHLMMIREIQKPG, from the coding sequence ATGCAGGGAATCCTTATCACCGGAGGGCAGAGACCTGACTTCAGCAGGATCAAATATCTATTGGAAAAACCGAGCTATGTGATAGCTGCCGATTCGGGACTAGACTATTGTTTGGATCATTCTGTCAAGCCGGACTATATACTGGGAGACATGGATTCAATCAGTTCAAAAGAACTCCTAAGAGGATTCAACCCTGAAATTATTGAGAAACATTATGAAGATAAAGATTTTACAGATACTGAACTGGGTTTAATGCATCTCCAATCAAAGGGCCATTCACCTGTTATTATCATTGGAGGAGGAGGGGGAAGGTTGGATCATCTGTTGGCAATATCCAATCTTTTTGAACGACAAAATCCCCCTGATCTATGGATTACCCAAGAGGAAGAAGTCCACTACATCCATAAGGCCTATAACGGTCATGGTCAGGATAATGAACTGATTTCTTTTTTCCCACTGGGTTCACAGACTGTCAGGATGACCAGTTCTGGCCTGAAATGGCCCCTGGACAATCTGCACTGGAAGAGAGGAGATGCAGGAATCAGCAACAGATTGACAGGAAAGGAGTTTTCCATAGCAATGACTTCAGGACACCTGATGATGATCAGGGAGATTCAGAAGCCTGGCTAA
- a CDS encoding CCA tRNA nucleotidyltransferase — protein sequence MRIKFPDEVKIISSRIKKAGFRSYLVGGAVRDQLLGLSAKDYDLCTDALPEDIMSIFKKVIPTGIKHGTVTVLMNSESYEITTFRIDGKYSDGRRPDDILFTDDLTEDLKRRDFTINSIAYDVLENKIYDPNNGEADLKSGIIRAIGVPEERFREDGLRSIRACRFASQLNFTIENETIEGIKNCLSNIQDLSAERIYEEFLKIMKTDKPSLSFHLFQETGILPLILPELSLCIGVGQKGAHEFDVFEHLLRSCDAASPENSDVRFAALFHDLGKPAVRSIGDDGIPTFYNHEMESVKIAQSIMNRYRFPKNKMKRILQLIQNHMFHYTENWSDSAVRRFIRKIELSYMSDQYALREADIQGMTRGSIPEDGYGLRELKLRVAAILEEENAFSVKDLAVNGKDVMTATGIKGGPMVGHILDYLLETVLDDPKQNNKATLLDIASKYSKTLK from the coding sequence ATGAGAATAAAATTTCCTGATGAAGTAAAAATCATTTCCTCTAGAATTAAAAAAGCCGGTTTTAGAAGTTATCTCGTAGGTGGAGCCGTTCGAGATCAGTTGCTGGGTCTTTCTGCCAAGGATTATGACCTTTGTACAGATGCTCTTCCTGAGGATATCATGTCCATATTTAAAAAAGTCATTCCTACCGGGATTAAACATGGAACTGTCACTGTTTTGATGAACAGTGAATCCTATGAAATCACTACATTCAGGATTGATGGGAAGTATAGCGATGGGCGAAGACCTGATGATATTTTATTCACAGACGATTTAACCGAAGATTTGAAAAGAAGAGATTTCACTATTAATTCAATTGCTTATGATGTTCTTGAAAACAAAATTTATGATCCTAATAATGGAGAGGCCGATTTAAAATCTGGTATCATACGAGCAATCGGAGTTCCTGAAGAACGGTTCCGGGAAGATGGTCTTCGATCCATCAGGGCTTGCCGTTTTGCCTCTCAACTCAATTTCACCATAGAGAATGAAACGATTGAAGGGATTAAAAATTGTCTTTCCAATATTCAGGATCTATCGGCTGAACGAATTTATGAAGAATTTCTCAAAATTATGAAGACAGACAAGCCTTCTTTATCATTCCATCTCTTTCAGGAAACTGGCATACTTCCTCTGATTCTTCCCGAACTGAGTCTTTGCATTGGAGTCGGTCAAAAGGGGGCTCATGAATTTGATGTGTTTGAGCATCTGCTGAGAAGCTGTGATGCAGCATCACCTGAAAATTCTGATGTCCGTTTTGCTGCTCTTTTTCATGATCTTGGAAAACCTGCTGTTAGAAGCATTGGTGACGATGGAATCCCTACTTTCTATAATCATGAGATGGAATCTGTTAAGATTGCCCAATCAATTATGAACCGTTACAGATTTCCCAAGAACAAAATGAAGAGGATCCTCCAACTGATTCAGAACCATATGTTTCATTACACCGAAAACTGGAGTGATTCTGCTGTTAGACGTTTCATTAGGAAGATTGAATTATCCTATATGAGTGATCAGTATGCGCTTCGTGAAGCCGATATTCAAGGGATGACCCGTGGCTCCATTCCAGAAGATGGGTATGGCTTGCGAGAGTTGAAGCTGCGAGTCGCTGCGATATTGGAAGAAGAGAATGCCTTTTCTGTGAAAGACCTGGCAGTCAACGGAAAGGATGTTATGACGGCCACGGGTATTAAGGGCGGTCCTATGGTAGGTCATATTCTGGATTATTTACTTGAAACAGTTTTAGATGATCCTAAACAGAATAATAAGGCTACACTCTTAGATATAGCTTCAAAGTATTCAAAAACACTCAAATAA
- the rnc gene encoding ribonuclease III encodes MPCTLLRKKELLIFEKSAGIKFKNHDLLNLAFCHRSYTNEHQDQFENNEKLEFLGDSILGLVVSDYLYNYLPDKAEGDLARIKSFVVSEESLAELSHQLEIEKYLLMGKGEENSGGRLKKAILADAMEAIFGAYYLDVGFKEVARFISTLLIPQIEKVLEKKHKRDFKTLLQEFCQKTYKIYPRYTVIKKSGPDHNKTFWIEVNVNDISYGPGVGKNKKEAEQKAAKQAYLTLNPEDK; translated from the coding sequence ATGCCCTGTACTCTTTTAAGAAAGAAAGAATTATTAATCTTCGAAAAATCAGCTGGAATAAAATTCAAAAACCACGATCTTCTTAATCTGGCGTTCTGTCATAGATCTTACACGAATGAGCATCAGGATCAATTTGAAAATAATGAAAAACTTGAATTTCTAGGTGATTCTATCCTCGGGCTTGTCGTTTCGGACTATCTATATAATTATCTCCCCGATAAGGCAGAGGGTGACTTGGCCCGAATTAAATCCTTTGTAGTCAGCGAAGAAAGCTTAGCCGAACTGTCACATCAACTTGAAATTGAAAAATATTTATTGATGGGGAAGGGTGAAGAAAATTCTGGCGGACGTCTCAAAAAAGCAATACTAGCAGATGCAATGGAAGCTATTTTCGGAGCCTACTACCTAGATGTTGGCTTTAAAGAGGTTGCTCGATTTATCTCAACATTGCTCATTCCACAAATTGAGAAAGTTCTTGAAAAAAAACATAAGCGTGATTTTAAGACATTACTTCAGGAATTTTGCCAAAAGACATATAAAATATATCCACGGTATACTGTGATTAAAAAATCAGGGCCCGATCATAATAAAACTTTTTGGATTGAAGTCAATGTTAATGACATATCCTATGGTCCGGGTGTAGGAAAGAATAAAAAAGAAGCGGAACAAAAAGCCGCGAAACAGGCCTATCTCACACTCAATCCTGAAGATAAATAA